The following are encoded together in the Pygocentrus nattereri isolate fPygNat1 chromosome 15, fPygNat1.pri, whole genome shotgun sequence genome:
- the LOC108438771 gene encoding claudin-1: protein MANTAMQVLGYVLCYAGLCGLIASTCMTDWKRIARANGDTAPQEERVGLWMRCSTVAGASITCTLFTSILHQSLEINVSRGLMISSIIFCGLALLVTIPGLKCTRCLDRSKQMKSKLAIVGGGLSIIGGLCGFGLICWYGNEVTQEFQRNSMIKYEFGSALFLGGAAALLSIIGGALLCASSKPQKQFRSYPDKPSVSQTESTEYV, encoded by the exons ATGGCAAACACGGCCATGCAGGTGCTCGGTTATGTCCTCTGCTATGCTGGACTGTGTGGTCTGATCGCGTCCACCTGCATGACCGACTGGAAGAGAATTGCGCGCGCTAACGGGGACACGGCGCCGCAGGAGGAGCGCGTGGGTTTATGGATGAGATGCAGCACGGTCGCCGGGGCCTCGATCACCTGCACGCTCTTCACCTCCATCCTCCATCAGTCGC TGGAGATCAATGTGAGCAGAGGGCTGATGATAAGCAGCATCATCTTCTGTGGTCTAGCTTTGCTGGTGACCATCCCTGGGCTCAAATGTACCAGATGTTTAGACAGGAGCAAGCAGATGAAGAGCAAATTGGCCATTGTTGGTGGTGGCTTATCCATTATTGGTG GTCTTTGCGGCTTTGGATTAATCTGTTGGTACGGTAATGAAGTCACCCAAGAGTTTCAGAGAAACAGTATGATCAA GTATGAGTTTGGATCGGCTCTGTTTCTCGGAGGAGCTGCAGCTTTGCTCTCCATCATCGGAGGTGCTCTCCTGTGCGCTAGCAGTAAACCACAGAAGCAGTTCAGGTCATATCCAGACAAGCCGTCTGTCTCCCAGACTGAGTCCACAGAGTATGTCTGA